A window from Kovacikia minuta CCNUW1 encodes these proteins:
- a CDS encoding IS5 family transposase, whose protein sequence is MSERFYDSDLTDEEWQRIEPLLPLAKSLGKHREVSLRDILNAIFYRADNGIKWRNLPCDFPVWQTVYGYYRLWVRLGIWEQINIALVQQVRISEGRAAQPSLAIIDSQSVKLGQKGGRNTELMATSR, encoded by the coding sequence ATGAGCGAACGCTTCTACGATAGCGACCTGACGGATGAGGAATGGCAACGGATTGAACCGTTGTTGCCGCTTGCCAAGTCGCTGGGTAAACACCGAGAAGTCAGCTTACGGGACATCTTAAATGCAATTTTCTACCGTGCTGACAATGGGATTAAATGGCGCAATCTACCTTGCGACTTTCCAGTCTGGCAAACGGTCTACGGCTATTACCGCTTATGGGTCAGATTGGGCATTTGGGAACAGATTAATATTGCCCTGGTACAGCAAGTGCGAATCAGTGAAGGACGAGCGGCTCAACCCAGTTTAGCCATCATTGACAGCCAGTCCGTCAAACTGGGGCAAAAAGGGGGGAGGAACACGGAGTTGATGGCAACAAGCAGATAA
- the istB gene encoding IS21-like element helper ATPase IstB → MTNSSSNLQPPSSPHQSLTSVLKRLKLGHFLSDWQAVEHQATQENWSYAQFLLALAEGEANRRDQARIARALKEAQLPYGKSWSNFEFAHVPTLNPAVVMQFAESTTWLQNASNILIFGPSGTGKTHVSSALGRSMIELGKWVKFLPATTLVQQLQQAKLQLQLPAMLVKLDKYDLLIIDDLGYVKKSEAETSVLFELIAHRYERRSLLITANQPFSQWDSIFTDSMMTVAAIDRLIHHATIIEMQTESFRKQTAISRTHST, encoded by the coding sequence ATGACCAACTCTTCCAGCAATCTCCAGCCCCCGTCGAGCCCGCATCAGTCCCTGACGAGCGTGCTCAAACGCCTCAAACTCGGCCACTTCCTGTCCGACTGGCAAGCGGTCGAACATCAAGCCACCCAGGAGAACTGGAGCTACGCTCAATTCCTGTTGGCACTGGCAGAAGGGGAAGCGAACCGGCGCGACCAAGCTCGCATTGCCCGCGCGCTCAAAGAAGCGCAATTGCCCTACGGAAAATCCTGGTCTAATTTTGAGTTTGCTCATGTCCCCACGCTCAATCCAGCGGTGGTGATGCAATTTGCCGAATCGACGACTTGGTTACAGAATGCCTCGAATATTTTGATATTTGGACCCAGTGGAACCGGGAAAACGCACGTCAGTTCTGCATTGGGGCGCTCGATGATAGAACTAGGCAAGTGGGTCAAGTTTCTGCCTGCAACCACTTTGGTGCAGCAACTTCAGCAAGCCAAGCTGCAATTACAATTGCCCGCAATGCTGGTCAAACTCGATAAGTACGATCTGCTCATCATTGATGACTTAGGCTATGTCAAAAAATCAGAGGCAGAAACCTCTGTCTTGTTTGAACTGATTGCCCATCGCTATGAGCGGCGTAGTCTCCTGATTACGGCAAATCAGCCGTTTAGTCAGTGGGATAGCATCTTTACCGATTCGATGATGACCGTCGCTGCTATAGATCGCTTAATTCATCACGCGACCATTATCGAGATGCAAACCGAGAGTTTTCGCAAACAAACCGCAATTTCACGCACCCACTCAACTTAA
- a CDS encoding DUF1877 family protein, which translates to MASRGVHFALTNFQAQAVLAAQNDAELMSVIEEIEERWNEEYLAQSDKAWNAIHRCLTDGSLLYESGQYPLNHCICGGQQLYSGEDYTVSFVSAVQVKDVAAALSKINHHWMQERYFTIYGATII; encoded by the coding sequence ATGGCAAGTCGAGGTGTTCATTTTGCGTTGACTAATTTCCAAGCTCAGGCTGTACTCGCAGCCCAAAATGATGCTGAGCTAATGTCAGTCATTGAAGAAATTGAAGAGAGATGGAACGAGGAGTACCTTGCACAGTCTGACAAAGCCTGGAATGCAATTCACCGTTGCTTAACAGATGGTAGCTTACTCTACGAGAGCGGACAGTATCCACTCAATCATTGCATTTGTGGCGGTCAACAACTTTATAGTGGAGAGGATTACACTGTTTCCTTTGTTTCTGCGGTGCAAGTAAAAGATGTTGCGGCTGCACTTAGTAAAATCAATCATCATTGGATGCAAGAACGGTACTTTACCATTTATGGCGCGACAATTATCTAG
- the istB gene encoding IS21-like element helper ATPase IstB, which translates to MTNSCPPPPQPSPYQSLSLHLKQLHLSHMLVHWETLEAQAMQESWSYAQFLLALCELEAQRRWSARLQRALSQAQLPNAKTLSNFDFSWCPKFNPAPLMQLADDSTWLTRAENLLLFGSSGVGKTHLAAGVARRMVEFGKRVKFCSAIALVQHLQHSKLQLQLQSTLKKLDRFDLLVLDDLGYVKKSEAETSVLFELIAHRYERKSLLITANQPFSQWDAIFSDSMMTVAAVDRLVHHALIVEIQADSYRKQAAVAKSVDSNKPAANPQ; encoded by the coding sequence ATGACCAACTCCTGTCCCCCACCGCCCCAACCCAGCCCTTACCAAAGCCTAAGTCTACACCTCAAGCAATTGCACCTCTCCCACATGCTGGTTCATTGGGAAACCCTCGAGGCTCAGGCGATGCAGGAGAGTTGGTCCTACGCGCAGTTCTTGCTGGCTCTTTGCGAATTGGAGGCTCAGCGTCGCTGGAGTGCTCGCCTGCAAAGAGCCTTAAGCCAAGCCCAACTGCCAAACGCAAAAACCCTTTCCAACTTTGACTTTTCCTGGTGTCCAAAATTCAATCCTGCCCCCTTAATGCAACTGGCAGACGATTCTACCTGGCTCACACGGGCGGAGAATCTGTTGCTCTTTGGCAGCAGTGGCGTGGGAAAAACGCATTTGGCTGCAGGTGTAGCTCGTCGCATGGTGGAGTTTGGTAAACGCGTCAAGTTCTGCTCCGCCATCGCCCTGGTGCAACATCTGCAGCACTCAAAACTGCAATTGCAACTGCAATCCACCCTCAAAAAGCTCGACCGCTTTGACTTGCTAGTACTCGATGACCTGGGCTATGTCAAAAAGTCAGAAGCCGAAACCTCGGTTCTATTTGAACTCATTGCCCATCGGTATGAGCGTAAGAGCTTACTGATTACGGCTAATCAACCCTTCAGTCAGTGGGATGCCATCTTTTCCGATTCCATGATGACCGTTGCAGCCGTAGACCGATTAGTTCATCATGCCCTCATTGTCGAGATTCAAGCCGATAGTTATCGTAAGCAAGCAGCGGTGGCCAAGTCAGTAGATTCCAACAAACCAGCAGCAAATCCTCAATAA
- the istA gene encoding IS21 family transposase, whose translation MPGKLIETYQVRVYMNARELGLTQAEAAYVAQFSERSGQRIESGDYQPNRGKVRAWRTSADPLAEVWESELEPMLRAQPKLKPMTLFEYLQTKYPGKYPQVLRTLQRRVATWKALHGSAPEVMFELRHEPGRLGFSDFTELKGIEITLNGQPFEHLIYHYRLGYSGWQYAQIIQGGESFIALSEGLQNALFACGGAPKQHRTDSLSAAYRNLGGVRNKPLTRLYDDLCHHYRMQPTRNNTSIAHENGSIESPHGHLKNRIEQALLLRGSYEFSSIAEYQALINQAVDRLNAQHTEKIEAEKAYLQPLPQGRVADYEILTARVSCHSTIDVRCVLYTVPARLIGRQLELHLYHDRIVGYLHRQQVVELPRIRTSGTGKRRARCINYRHVAEGLRRKPEHSCTAPGNRTYCPMSNGNTCGNR comes from the coding sequence ATGCCTGGAAAACTGATTGAAACTTATCAAGTCAGAGTGTACATGAATGCCCGAGAACTCGGTTTAACTCAAGCCGAAGCGGCTTATGTTGCCCAATTTTCAGAACGCAGTGGACAACGCATTGAATCTGGGGACTACCAACCAAACCGGGGAAAGGTGCGAGCGTGGCGAACGAGTGCCGACCCGTTAGCGGAGGTGTGGGAAAGTGAACTAGAGCCAATGCTGCGAGCGCAACCAAAGCTCAAACCGATGACACTGTTCGAATATCTGCAAACAAAATACCCTGGCAAGTACCCGCAGGTGCTGCGAACCCTACAGCGACGAGTGGCAACATGGAAAGCGCTGCATGGGTCAGCCCCAGAAGTGATGTTTGAGTTGCGGCATGAACCAGGGAGGCTGGGATTTTCCGACTTCACCGAGTTAAAGGGGATTGAGATCACCCTCAATGGTCAGCCGTTTGAGCATTTAATCTATCACTATCGTCTGGGATACAGTGGCTGGCAATATGCCCAAATTATCCAAGGTGGGGAGAGTTTCATTGCGCTCTCCGAAGGCTTACAAAATGCTCTGTTTGCCTGTGGAGGTGCGCCAAAGCAGCACCGTACCGATAGTTTGAGTGCCGCCTATCGAAACCTGGGGGGTGTTCGGAACAAACCCTTAACGCGGTTGTATGACGATCTGTGCCACCACTATCGGATGCAACCGACGCGAAACAACACCAGCATTGCCCATGAGAATGGGTCGATTGAGTCTCCCCATGGACACTTGAAGAATCGCATTGAGCAAGCCTTGCTGCTGCGCGGGAGTTATGAGTTCAGCAGCATTGCCGAGTATCAAGCCTTGATTAACCAGGCGGTCGATAGACTTAACGCCCAGCACACCGAGAAGATTGAGGCTGAAAAAGCCTATTTGCAACCCTTGCCCCAAGGACGGGTCGCCGATTACGAAATCCTCACCGCCCGTGTGAGTTGCCACAGCACGATTGATGTGCGCTGTGTGTTGTATACCGTGCCTGCCCGACTGATTGGACGGCAACTTGAACTCCATCTATATCATGACCGGATTGTCGGGTATTTACATCGCCAGCAGGTGGTGGAGTTGCCTCGCATTCGAACCAGTGGCACAGGCAAACGACGTGCTCGGTGTATCAACTACCGACATGTGGCTGAAGGACTCAGGCGCAAGCCCGAGCATTCTTGTACTGCACCTGGCAACAGGACTTACTGCCCAATGAGCAATGGCAACACCTGTGGCAACAGATGA
- a CDS encoding GUN4 domain-containing protein produces MHHLFTSIYKQSLKGKGEINSNKQDKGDLHLVIQHQQEDDLSSERFGANYYAKLRDLLAAQDWKAADQETAKRMLEVMDQQDRVVSILDSGNVEKFPCLDLLNIDKLWVKYSFGKFGFSIQKEIWESYGSPTSTNKDWTNFCCAIGWHTRGGFLGGKWLSCSQLTFDLVKAPMGHLPRVFDSWGWGYGTLNWKWVYLSSLGPRLTICNRQVIRP; encoded by the coding sequence GTGCATCATCTCTTTACATCTATTTACAAACAGTCTCTTAAAGGGAAAGGGGAGATCAACTCAAATAAACAAGATAAGGGAGACCTACATTTAGTTATTCAGCATCAGCAAGAAGACGATCTCAGTTCAGAACGGTTTGGAGCCAACTACTACGCTAAACTACGCGACCTGCTAGCCGCCCAAGACTGGAAAGCCGCCGACCAGGAAACTGCTAAACGCATGCTTGAAGTGATGGATCAGCAAGACAGGGTTGTATCAATATTAGACAGTGGGAATGTCGAGAAATTTCCTTGTCTAGATTTACTTAATATTGACAAATTATGGGTTAAATATAGCTTCGGAAAGTTTGGGTTTAGCATACAAAAAGAAATCTGGGAAAGTTATGGTAGTCCAACCTCCACAAATAAAGATTGGACAAATTTTTGCTGTGCTATCGGTTGGCACACTAGAGGAGGTTTTCTAGGAGGTAAATGGTTGTCATGTTCACAACTAACCTTTGATTTAGTAAAAGCCCCGATGGGACACCTTCCAAGAGTCTTTGATTCCTGGGGATGGGGGTATGGAACTCTGAACTGGAAATGGGTGTACCTATCTTCTCTTGGGCCAAGACTCACAATCTGTAACAGACAGGTGATTCGACCGTAG
- a CDS encoding PIN domain-containing protein: MIGLDTNVLVRYLTRDDEQQWEQAATVIQQSQPCFITNIVLCELVWVLRGTNYGFRKDEITSVLETMLHSAAFEFESRSTVDQALQRYKQGKADFSDYLIGAVSRQAGCTETISFDGKLKGEQGFQCLE; this comes from the coding sequence ATGATTGGGCTTGATACCAATGTCCTCGTTCGATACCTCACCCGCGACGACGAGCAGCAATGGGAGCAAGCCGCTACCGTTATTCAGCAGAGTCAGCCTTGCTTCATCACCAACATTGTTCTGTGTGAGTTGGTTTGGGTACTGAGGGGAACAAACTATGGCTTTCGTAAAGACGAGATCACCAGTGTTCTAGAGACGATGTTGCATAGTGCAGCTTTTGAATTTGAAAGTCGATCGACAGTTGACCAAGCCCTACAGCGGTATAAGCAGGGCAAAGCTGATTTCTCTGATTATTTGATTGGGGCGGTATCTCGACAGGCAGGTTGCACAGAGACCATAAGCTTCGATGGGAAATTGAAAGGTGAACAGGGATTTCAGTGCCTGGAGTAG
- a CDS encoding AraC family transcriptional regulator: MNKKAAQISVQAWESDGILLEKYAYTSGSVEPLLRHSHEEYQFGLSFNCQGEYHYRGVYYSIPTGSLSVIHSGEVHAPSDRTFLTAPAHFAMMHVKPTWLHMIAAEMAEKPASLPFFSTAFFTDAKLNHLFLALQAAAAQENSKLQYDAALWDFLSYLIRRYASNSPTVRALKSTRSAITLACDYLHAHYTSDISLDTLAAIAGLSRFHFCRVFRKELGVSCSAYQTQLRIAQAKKLLVQGFSITKVAIETGFYDQSHFGWHFKRHVGVAPGAYVSKTAIIS; the protein is encoded by the coding sequence ATGAACAAAAAAGCAGCACAAATTTCTGTTCAGGCATGGGAATCAGATGGTATCTTGCTAGAGAAATATGCTTACACATCAGGTTCCGTAGAGCCGCTGCTCAGACATTCCCACGAAGAGTATCAGTTTGGTTTGAGTTTCAACTGTCAAGGTGAATATCACTATCGCGGCGTGTATTATTCCATCCCGACTGGAAGTTTGAGCGTGATCCATTCAGGTGAGGTACATGCGCCGAGCGATCGCACCTTCCTGACCGCACCTGCTCATTTTGCGATGATGCACGTCAAACCAACGTGGCTACATATGATTGCGGCTGAAATGGCTGAGAAGCCTGCCAGCCTCCCCTTCTTCTCCACAGCATTTTTTACCGATGCAAAATTGAATCATTTGTTCCTAGCATTGCAAGCAGCAGCAGCTCAGGAAAATTCTAAGTTGCAGTACGATGCAGCCCTTTGGGACTTTCTCTCCTATTTGATTAGGCGCTATGCCTCAAATAGCCCTACTGTTCGTGCGTTGAAGTCAACTCGTTCGGCTATCACGCTTGCTTGTGACTATCTTCATGCTCACTACACCAGCGATATTTCTTTAGACACATTGGCAGCGATCGCCGGATTAAGTCGATTTCATTTCTGCCGCGTCTTTCGCAAAGAACTCGGCGTGTCTTGTAGTGCCTACCAAACCCAACTACGAATTGCTCAAGCCAAGAAGCTGTTAGTTCAAGGTTTCTCGATTACGAAGGTTGCTATCGAAACAGGTTTCTACGATCAGAGTCATTTTGGCTGGCACTTCAAACGTCACGTTGGGGTGGCCCCAGGAGCCTATGTCAGCAAAACAGCAATAATTTCCTAG
- a CDS encoding SDR family oxidoreductase → MPEEIARSVMFLCSDEASCITGMDLDATGGYLTK, encoded by the coding sequence ATGCCTGAAGAGATCGCCAGAAGCGTCATGTTCCTCTGCTCAGATGAGGCAAGCTGTATTACAGGTATGGATTTAGATGCAACAGGCGGTTATCTAACAAAGTAA
- a CDS encoding AbrB/MazE/SpoVT family DNA-binding domain-containing protein, which yields MFSTIVTDAGQIILPEEIRQHLKLVSGSRVEFVIDENGQVKIFPLNVAVETLSGILHRPGMQRVSLEDMEAAISEGANDWA from the coding sequence ATGTTTAGTACAATAGTCACTGATGCCGGACAAATTATCCTGCCTGAAGAAATTCGGCAGCATCTCAAGTTGGTGAGCGGCAGTCGAGTAGAGTTCGTCATTGACGAAAATGGTCAAGTCAAAATCTTTCCCCTCAACGTTGCTGTAGAAACCCTATCTGGCATTCTCCATCGACCCGGTATGCAACGAGTCTCCCTAGAAGATATGGAAGCAGCTATCTCCGAGGGCGCGAATGATTGGGCTTGA
- a CDS encoding transposase → MKGRKRHIVVDVLGLVLGCYVTAANTADVKAAPAVLVWVLEMYERIAKVLADKGYRGALATLIEQAFENRQVKLEISQRPDETKGFQLEPKRWIVERTWTWLENARSLTRDYERLPENHEGMIYVVMIRLMLRRLTKNRRTWQSKAV, encoded by the coding sequence ATAAAAGGACGGAAGCGTCATATTGTAGTCGATGTGCTGGGATTAGTTTTAGGGTGTTATGTCACAGCTGCCAATACGGCTGATGTAAAAGCCGCTCCAGCGGTTCTGGTCTGGGTCTTAGAAATGTATGAACGGATTGCTAAAGTCTTGGCAGACAAAGGCTATCGAGGCGCATTGGCAACCTTGATTGAGCAAGCGTTTGAAAATCGTCAAGTGAAGCTAGAAATTAGTCAACGTCCAGACGAGACAAAAGGATTTCAGCTTGAACCGAAACGATGGATTGTTGAGCGGACTTGGACTTGGCTTGAGAATGCTCGCAGTTTGACTCGTGACTATGAACGCTTGCCTGAAAATCATGAAGGGATGATCTATGTCGTCATGATTCGGTTAATGCTCCGACGATTAACCAAGAATCGTCGAACGTGGCAATCAAAAGCTGTTTAA
- a CDS encoding aldo/keto reductase — MQYTTLGKTGLVVSRLSFGAMTFGEGQLVPGVTNSIDQSIADRMVGRVTDAGINLFDTADAYTNGQSEIMLGKALANRRDEVIIATKAGFRSGNAITDTGSSYRHIIMAAEASLKRLNTDYIDLYQLHIPDPITPLEETLRALDDLVRQGKVRYIGYSNFPAWKAAKMVGIQNHHSYAPFVAAQMYYSLLGRDLEHEVVPFVEDAGIGVLVWSPLAGGFLSGKYTRENPTPEGARLNEFKLPPIDVEQGYDVVDAIKPIAQAHSASPAQVAIAWILTKPFITSVIVGANKMQQLEDNLKAADLTLSTSEIQQLDTLTAPSSLYPGWMQALGWDAQVKAAFDLNLKNR, encoded by the coding sequence ATGCAATACACAACACTCGGTAAGACTGGCTTAGTTGTTTCGCGCCTCTCTTTTGGGGCAATGACCTTTGGTGAAGGTCAGCTTGTGCCTGGAGTCACCAACAGCATTGATCAGTCGATCGCTGATCGAATGGTAGGTCGCGTCACAGATGCTGGGATCAACCTGTTTGATACAGCCGATGCCTACACCAATGGACAATCGGAAATCATGCTGGGCAAAGCTCTTGCCAATCGTCGAGATGAGGTGATCATTGCCACAAAAGCAGGTTTTCGATCTGGCAATGCCATTACCGATACGGGGTCGTCTTATCGCCATATCATTATGGCAGCAGAAGCTAGCCTGAAGCGGTTAAACACGGACTATATTGATCTGTATCAGCTTCATATTCCTGATCCGATCACGCCACTCGAAGAAACCTTGCGGGCTTTGGATGATCTGGTGCGGCAGGGCAAAGTCCGCTACATTGGCTATTCCAATTTTCCAGCGTGGAAAGCGGCAAAGATGGTGGGAATTCAAAACCACCACAGCTACGCTCCGTTTGTCGCGGCTCAAATGTATTACTCTTTGCTAGGACGAGATCTGGAACATGAAGTTGTGCCATTTGTTGAAGATGCAGGCATTGGGGTGTTGGTATGGAGTCCTTTAGCAGGTGGCTTTTTGAGTGGCAAATATACCCGTGAGAACCCCACACCAGAAGGGGCGCGACTGAACGAGTTTAAGCTGCCACCGATTGATGTTGAACAGGGTTATGACGTAGTGGATGCAATCAAGCCAATTGCCCAAGCCCACAGTGCATCTCCGGCTCAGGTGGCGATCGCCTGGATTCTTACAAAACCTTTTATCACTTCAGTCATCGTTGGGGCAAATAAAATGCAGCAGCTTGAAGACAACTTGAAAGCCGCAGATCTCACGCTCTCTACTTCTGAGATTCAGCAACTAGATACCTTGACTGCCCCATCATCGCTCTATCCGGGCTGGATGCAAGCATTGGGTTGGGATGCCCAAGTGAAAGCAGCATTTGATTTAAACTTGAAAAATCGGTGA
- a CDS encoding SDR family NAD(P)-dependent oxidoreductase, producing MTEISRRQMLTTGAIGAAGFATAMAIQTAQANTQNPLEPQVIANPNGGFAGKVVLITGATSGIGEATARAFAVEGAIVHFCGRREALGEQVAQSIQDAGGKATYQRADVRIEDDVKAFVNGCVKQYGRIDIAFNNAGIESSPNTIADRSLEDWMNVMTTNATGVFLSMKYEIPYMLRQGGGKIVNNASVSGHVGFATIAPYSASKHAIVSLTKVAALEYSDKNIRVNAIAPGAVDTPMLRRALAAWNTNFETVSQEYPNQAHRDA from the coding sequence ATGACAGAGATTAGTCGCCGTCAAATGCTTACGACTGGAGCGATTGGAGCCGCTGGATTTGCAACCGCAATGGCGATTCAAACGGCTCAAGCCAATACTCAAAATCCGCTTGAACCTCAAGTCATAGCGAATCCTAACGGTGGATTTGCGGGCAAAGTCGTCCTAATTACCGGAGCCACATCGGGTATTGGAGAAGCGACTGCGCGGGCGTTTGCGGTAGAGGGAGCGATCGTTCACTTTTGCGGACGACGGGAAGCATTGGGAGAACAAGTCGCCCAAAGTATTCAGGATGCAGGCGGAAAAGCTACCTATCAACGAGCCGATGTCCGGATTGAGGATGATGTAAAAGCGTTTGTGAATGGGTGTGTGAAGCAGTATGGACGTATTGATATCGCGTTTAATAACGCTGGAATTGAAAGTTCTCCAAACACAATAGCCGATCGCTCTTTAGAAGATTGGATGAATGTGATGACGACGAATGCGACTGGGGTCTTTTTATCGATGAAGTACGAGATTCCTTATATGTTGCGCCAGGGTGGCGGCAAGATTGTCAACAATGCTTCAGTCTCCGGTCATGTTGGATTTGCCACTATTGCGCCTTATAGTGCCAGTAAACACGCCATTGTTTCACTCACAAAGGTTGCTGCGCTGGAATACTCAGATAAAAATATTCGTGTTAATGCGATCGCTCCAGGTGCAGTCGATACGCCAATGCTGCGACGTGCTTTAGCCGCATGGAATACAAACTTTGAAACCGTTTCACAAGAGTATCCCAATCAAGCGCATCGTGATGCCTGA